One stretch of Bacillota bacterium DNA includes these proteins:
- a CDS encoding TAXI family TRAP transporter solute-binding subunit translates to MRGARYRLVSVLVASALIFAAAMGSSAAPERTFLQFGGSSPGGVFYYVFGVLTTLLTEKMPNVIATNVATGASVDNLKRLMKGELDFGISHASNVWESLNGEGPFGGQKATQLRAIGKVYNSPHYFVTLKKTGIKTMSDLAGKKVAIGTAGSGAAYNSLLTFEALGIKADTRYMSFADAGRDVKEGRIHALGQSGAPSGAVTELAETADIYVIPMTDEEIAKIVASQRAPYFWKGYMSPATYKGMTEPVPTFFVSILWYAHERVPADTVYQVLKTMYEPANRKRLEDGYPLWKEIDPDLDELKRLGIPLHPGAEKFYREMGIPIP, encoded by the coding sequence ATGAGAGGGGCTAGGTACAGGCTGGTTTCAGTGTTGGTGGCGTCGGCACTCATCTTCGCGGCAGCCATGGGAAGCTCCGCGGCACCCGAGCGTACGTTCCTACAGTTTGGTGGGAGTAGTCCCGGCGGGGTCTTCTACTATGTATTCGGGGTCTTGACGACGCTGCTTACCGAGAAGATGCCCAACGTGATCGCGACCAACGTGGCCACCGGCGCCTCTGTCGACAACCTCAAGCGGTTGATGAAAGGCGAGCTTGACTTCGGGATCTCACATGCCTCCAATGTTTGGGAGTCGCTGAACGGCGAAGGGCCTTTCGGGGGCCAAAAAGCAACGCAACTGCGTGCGATCGGGAAGGTGTATAACAGTCCTCACTACTTCGTCACCCTGAAGAAGACCGGGATCAAGACCATGTCGGACCTCGCGGGGAAGAAGGTAGCCATTGGAACCGCCGGGTCGGGCGCGGCTTACAACTCTTTGCTCACCTTTGAGGCCCTGGGAATCAAGGCCGACACCCGCTATATGTCCTTCGCCGACGCCGGCCGCGATGTCAAGGAAGGCAGGATTCATGCGCTCGGCCAAAGCGGCGCACCATCCGGGGCAGTCACGGAGCTTGCGGAGACAGCCGACATCTACGTGATCCCCATGACTGACGAGGAGATTGCGAAGATTGTGGCGTCCCAGCGTGCGCCGTATTTCTGGAAAGGCTACATGTCCCCGGCTACATACAAGGGCATGACTGAACCGGTTCCCACGTTCTTCGTGTCCATACTGTGGTACGCCCACGAGAGAGTGCCCGCTGACACAGTGTACCAGGTTCTGAAAACCATGTACGAGCCTGCGAACAGGAAACGACTCGAGGACGGTTACCCGTTGTGGAAGGAAATAGACCCTGACCTGGACGAACTGAAGCGACTGGGCATCCCGCTCCACCCAGGAGCCGAGAAGTTCTACAGGGAAATGGGTATCCCGATTCCGTAA
- a CDS encoding iron-containing alcohol dehydrogenase, translating into MASTFGSLQVGKVTMGVGAVSQVGEEARRLAEGSGKPSALVVCGRVIGSSELLGRVTALLESAGLAAHVFAEVEPEPSLDAVDKCAAVIEEGEFGVVIGLGGGSSLDVAKVAAAIAGRGYARDHVGVGKIPGKGLPTLMVPTTSGSGSEVTPSALLSDPEGGGLKRGVVSPFMVPDASIVDAELTLTLPPGSTAASGMDVLVHALEAYVSLRANPVTDALALRSMALVGMSLRKAFANGEDLAAREQMASASLLAGICIGNAGLGLVHAIALPLGGRFGIAHGIANAVLLPYVLEFNLPSNLSKYAASSEALGENVDGLTLRERARLVIRAVRDLIEDLDIPPSLKDLGIPDSALDTLAQDAMDNKRLLATNPRKPTLDQVRTICQRAWNG; encoded by the coding sequence GTGGCGTCGACCTTTGGAAGCTTGCAGGTGGGTAAGGTGACCATGGGGGTTGGTGCCGTGAGCCAGGTAGGGGAGGAGGCCCGGCGGCTTGCGGAGGGCTCTGGCAAGCCCAGTGCGCTCGTGGTATGCGGGCGCGTCATAGGCTCGAGCGAGCTGCTTGGCAGAGTTACGGCTCTTCTTGAGAGCGCAGGCCTCGCCGCCCACGTGTTCGCGGAGGTGGAGCCGGAGCCCTCCCTCGACGCGGTGGACAAATGCGCTGCAGTAATCGAAGAGGGGGAGTTCGGGGTCGTCATAGGGCTTGGCGGCGGGAGTTCGCTGGATGTGGCCAAGGTGGCCGCGGCCATAGCAGGCCGGGGCTATGCCCGGGACCACGTAGGGGTAGGGAAGATACCTGGAAAGGGCCTCCCCACCCTAATGGTGCCTACCACGTCAGGCTCTGGGAGCGAAGTCACCCCGAGTGCTCTCTTAAGCGATCCGGAAGGGGGTGGACTGAAGAGAGGTGTGGTCAGCCCGTTCATGGTTCCAGACGCCTCAATAGTCGACGCCGAACTCACGCTCACGCTTCCGCCGGGCTCCACTGCCGCGAGTGGTATGGACGTGCTCGTGCACGCGTTGGAGGCTTACGTATCGCTCCGGGCGAATCCGGTCACTGATGCACTGGCCTTGCGTTCAATGGCTCTCGTCGGCATGAGCCTGAGAAAGGCCTTTGCCAATGGTGAGGATCTCGCCGCACGCGAGCAGATGGCGTCCGCGAGCCTGCTTGCCGGGATCTGCATCGGCAATGCAGGACTCGGCCTGGTTCATGCCATAGCCCTACCGCTTGGAGGACGGTTCGGAATCGCACACGGGATAGCGAATGCTGTGCTCCTGCCCTATGTCTTGGAGTTCAACCTGCCTTCGAACCTCTCCAAGTATGCGGCATCATCTGAGGCCTTGGGCGAGAATGTGGACGGGCTGACGCTGAGGGAACGCGCACGACTGGTCATACGGGCTGTACGAGACCTAATTGAGGATCTCGACATTCCCCCGTCGTTGAAGGACCTTGGTATTCCAGATAGCGCATTGGATACTCTGGCGCAGGACGCGATGGACAACAAGAGACTGTTGGCGACGAACCCGCGCAAGCCTACGCTGGACCAGGTAAGGACCATATGCCAGCGAGCTTGGAACGGCTGA
- a CDS encoding MBL fold metallo-hydrolase: MSRRVHAGVLLLVAVAAVGGPLPAAAHREISVKWFGHSCFLISSPTGVRILADPFAASVGYPVPSVAADVVTISHKHADHNNVSAAQGSPVALRGKGEYHRDGVRIYSVASFHDAEGGAKRGTNSIFVMEMDSIRLVHMGDIGHDMSQEQLNALGRVDVLLVR, from the coding sequence ATGTCTCGAAGAGTCCACGCAGGGGTGTTGCTGCTGGTGGCGGTGGCGGCGGTGGGAGGCCCGCTGCCCGCCGCGGCACATCGGGAGATCAGTGTCAAGTGGTTTGGCCACTCATGCTTCCTCATTAGTTCCCCCACAGGCGTCAGGATCCTCGCGGACCCCTTCGCCGCAAGCGTCGGATACCCCGTGCCCTCCGTTGCAGCGGATGTTGTGACCATAAGTCATAAACATGCCGACCACAACAATGTCTCGGCAGCGCAGGGGAGTCCCGTCGCGTTGCGGGGGAAGGGCGAGTACCACAGGGATGGCGTCAGAATCTACTCTGTTGCCAGTTTCCACGACGCCGAGGGCGGGGCAAAGCGCGGGACGAATTCCATCTTTGTGATGGAGATGGACTCCATCAGGCTGGTGCACATGGGGGACATCGGGCATGACATGTCCCAGGAGCAGCTGAACGCCCTCGGAAGGGTGGATGTCCTGCTGGTGCGCTGA
- a CDS encoding M20/M25/M40 family metallo-hydrolase: METELSVLRGGAAQLCDAMVAFAQRMIQIPSPSGDEKKCAETVKAEMEGLGYDAVQIDGAGNVIGLMRGTQNDVAPVLLNSHLDHVDPGDLSQWARPPYAGILEGDVLYGRGASDTKGALAAQVYAPALLRLVGFRPRQDVFVTGVVLEETGGLGTRQLIQKGGLPEPGLALLGEATSNELCIGHRGRAEFRLRVQGKAAHASAPERGKNPNYGMARVLLELEQLSSNLEGHPTLGRSTLAPTIVRSGPSSRNVIPDWSEALIDWRYTVETPDGMLEALRDALDSAGEDGIAEFTMQDSITYTGVEGHDRQLVHSYIMNASHPAVLKVAQVLERLKGRPPEIGTWRFCTDGGYLNAVEGIPTIGFSPCEERYAHTVEDQVRVSMMVEALECYAALLIEGLTTF, from the coding sequence GTGGAGACTGAGCTCTCTGTCCTGAGGGGAGGGGCAGCCCAGTTATGCGACGCCATGGTGGCCTTCGCCCAGAGGATGATACAGATTCCGAGCCCGTCAGGGGATGAGAAGAAGTGTGCGGAGACCGTGAAGGCGGAAATGGAAGGGCTCGGCTACGACGCGGTGCAGATCGACGGTGCTGGCAATGTCATAGGGTTGATGAGAGGGACTCAGAATGACGTCGCGCCCGTCCTTCTCAACTCGCACCTCGATCATGTGGACCCCGGAGACCTCTCGCAGTGGGCCCGCCCGCCGTATGCGGGCATCTTGGAAGGTGATGTGCTCTACGGTAGGGGTGCGTCAGACACTAAAGGAGCCTTGGCTGCTCAGGTGTATGCTCCGGCCCTGCTCAGGCTCGTGGGGTTCAGGCCCAGACAGGACGTGTTCGTCACGGGGGTGGTTCTCGAGGAAACCGGGGGACTCGGGACTCGCCAGCTGATTCAGAAAGGCGGACTTCCCGAGCCCGGGCTGGCGCTCCTTGGGGAAGCCACGTCTAACGAGCTGTGCATCGGCCACCGCGGCCGTGCGGAGTTCCGCCTCAGGGTACAGGGGAAGGCCGCTCATGCATCTGCACCCGAACGCGGCAAGAACCCCAATTACGGTATGGCACGGGTCCTGCTGGAGCTCGAGCAGCTTTCCTCGAACCTGGAAGGCCACCCCACATTGGGTCGATCCACCCTGGCACCCACAATCGTTCGTTCTGGCCCTTCCAGCCGGAACGTGATTCCTGATTGGTCTGAGGCTCTCATCGACTGGCGCTACACGGTCGAGACCCCTGACGGCATGCTAGAGGCACTCCGGGACGCGCTCGACTCTGCCGGAGAGGACGGAATAGCGGAGTTCACCATGCAGGACAGCATCACCTACACCGGGGTTGAGGGCCACGACCGCCAGCTGGTTCACTCATACATCATGAACGCGAGCCACCCCGCAGTGCTCAAGGTGGCTCAGGTCCTGGAGCGCCTGAAAGGCAGGCCGCCTGAGATCGGAACATGGCGGTTCTGCACTGACGGTGGGTACCTGAATGCTGTCGAGGGGATTCCCACAATTGGGTTCTCCCCGTGCGAAGAGCGTTATGCGCACACTGTGGAAGACCAAGTGAGAGTCTCGATGATGGTGGAAGCGCTTGAGTGTTACGCAGCGCTGTTGATTGAGGGACTCACTACCTTCTAG
- a CDS encoding MetQ/NlpA family ABC transporter substrate-binding protein — protein MTGVRNRGLLAVLLPALVLVLLAAGGVQSETKKVVLGVTAGIHEELAEVVKPVFEAQGYQLKVVVFTDYITPNLALAEGELDANSYQHLPFLQQFCADRKARLVSIGATAIFPMGIYSKKVKRLSDLRNGAIVAIPNDPTNGGRALVLLAKAGLLRLNEGAGWKATVFDIAANPKGLKITELDAAQIPRALEDVDIACINTNYAMSAGLIPARDSIFLEAADSPWVNIIAVKEGRESDPALQALVKAYHSSQVREYIESNYEGSLIPGW, from the coding sequence ATGACAGGTGTCCGAAACCGTGGGCTTTTGGCCGTTCTGCTTCCGGCCTTGGTTCTGGTGCTACTGGCGGCCGGCGGCGTACAGTCAGAGACGAAGAAGGTTGTGCTGGGTGTGACTGCGGGGATCCATGAGGAACTCGCAGAGGTGGTGAAACCCGTATTCGAAGCTCAAGGTTATCAACTGAAGGTAGTTGTGTTCACCGACTACATAACCCCCAACCTGGCGCTGGCCGAGGGTGAACTAGACGCCAATAGCTACCAGCACCTTCCGTTCCTTCAGCAGTTCTGTGCTGACCGCAAGGCCCGCCTGGTCAGCATAGGCGCGACCGCGATATTCCCCATGGGCATCTACTCCAAGAAGGTCAAGCGCCTCTCCGATCTCAGAAACGGAGCCATCGTCGCTATTCCAAACGACCCCACAAACGGCGGACGAGCTCTCGTGCTCCTGGCCAAGGCCGGGCTTCTGAGACTCAACGAGGGGGCTGGCTGGAAAGCCACAGTATTCGACATCGCCGCGAACCCCAAAGGACTCAAGATCACGGAACTCGACGCGGCCCAGATCCCGAGAGCCCTCGAAGACGTGGACATAGCGTGCATCAACACGAACTACGCGATGAGCGCGGGACTCATTCCGGCGCGGGACTCGATCTTCTTGGAGGCCGCCGACTCCCCGTGGGTTAACATCATTGCGGTGAAAGAAGGACGGGAGAGCGATCCAGCCCTCCAGGCTTTGGTGAAGGCTTATCACTCAAGCCAGGTGCGGGAGTATATCGAATCGAATTACGAGGGGTCTCTGATCCCCGGCTGGTAG